In the Acidovorax sp. A79 genome, one interval contains:
- the ssb gene encoding single-stranded DNA-binding protein, with protein MASVNKVIIVGNLGRDPEMRTFPSGDQVANVTIATTDKWKDKQSGEMREATEWHRVVFNGRLAEIAGQYLRKGSQVYVEGSLRTRKWTDQSGVEKYSTEIRADQMQMLGSRQGMGGQGGGGQQGGGYDDGGYGGGDQGGGYDQAPRRAAPAPRPMAAPAQRPAPAPAAQAPRAASGFDDMDDDIPF; from the coding sequence ATGGCATCCGTAAACAAAGTCATCATCGTCGGCAACCTGGGCCGCGACCCTGAAATGCGCACTTTCCCCAGTGGCGACCAGGTGGCCAACGTGACGATCGCCACCACCGACAAGTGGAAAGACAAGCAGTCTGGCGAAATGCGGGAAGCCACGGAATGGCACCGCGTGGTCTTCAACGGCCGCCTCGCCGAGATCGCCGGCCAGTACCTGCGCAAGGGCTCGCAGGTGTACGTCGAAGGCTCCCTGCGCACGCGCAAGTGGACCGACCAGAGCGGCGTGGAAAAGTACAGCACCGAAATCCGCGCCGACCAGATGCAGATGCTGGGCAGCCGCCAGGGCATGGGCGGCCAGGGTGGTGGTGGCCAGCAGGGCGGCGGCTATGACGATGGCGGCTACGGCGGCGGCGACCAGGGCGGCGGCTATGACCAGGCCCCCCGCCGCGCCGCGCCCGCGCCGCGCCCCATGGCGGCACCCGCCCAGCGCCCCGCCCCCGCACCCGCGGCCCAGGCACCGCGCGCGGCCTCGGGCTTTGACGACATGGATGACGACATCCCGTTCTGA
- a CDS encoding MFS transporter, which translates to MTPLERRSSVSLALIFALRMLGLFLVLPVFALEARKYPGGDDPALVGLAMGIYGLTQALLQLPLGMASDRFGRKRVIVLGLLVFAAGSLLAALADSLTGLLAGRALQGAGAVSAAVTALLADQTRDAVRTKAMALVGGSIGLMFAVALVAAPVLAAHIGLAGLFGLTCALALAGVAVVIWWVPAEPARHGDAARGRLADVWSHPDLLRLNLGVFVLHTVQLSMWVAVPALLVQAGLAKDHHWQVYLPAVVLSFGAMGGLFALERAGRLRAALLGAIALVLLVQMGLGTLASSAAPPTLWVLGPLLFVFFCGFNALEASQPSLVSRMAPPQLRGAALGSYNTLQSLGLFAGGALGGALVKWAGAPGLFAATAALTALWLALTWPLRPVGRGGH; encoded by the coding sequence ATGACACCGCTGGAGCGCCGCTCCAGCGTGAGTCTGGCGCTGATCTTCGCGCTGCGCATGCTGGGCCTGTTCCTGGTCCTGCCGGTTTTCGCGCTGGAGGCACGCAAGTACCCCGGCGGGGACGATCCGGCGCTGGTGGGACTGGCCATGGGCATCTACGGTCTCACGCAGGCGCTGCTGCAGCTGCCGCTGGGCATGGCCTCCGACCGGTTCGGGCGCAAGCGCGTGATCGTGCTGGGGCTTTTGGTGTTCGCCGCCGGCAGCCTGCTGGCGGCGCTGGCCGATTCGCTCACGGGCCTGCTCGCGGGCCGCGCGCTCCAGGGCGCGGGGGCCGTGTCGGCCGCCGTGACCGCCCTGCTGGCCGACCAGACGCGCGACGCCGTGCGCACCAAGGCCATGGCGCTGGTGGGCGGCAGCATCGGCCTGATGTTCGCCGTGGCGCTGGTGGCGGCCCCCGTGCTGGCGGCCCACATCGGGCTGGCGGGCCTGTTCGGCCTGACCTGCGCCCTCGCACTGGCCGGGGTGGCGGTGGTGATCTGGTGGGTGCCTGCGGAGCCCGCGCGGCACGGCGATGCCGCACGGGGCCGCCTGGCCGACGTGTGGAGCCACCCGGATCTGCTGCGCCTGAACCTGGGCGTGTTCGTTCTGCACACCGTGCAGCTGTCGATGTGGGTGGCCGTGCCGGCCCTGCTGGTGCAGGCCGGCCTCGCCAAGGACCACCACTGGCAGGTCTACCTGCCCGCCGTGGTGCTGTCGTTCGGGGCCATGGGCGGGCTCTTCGCGCTGGAACGCGCCGGCAGGCTGCGCGCGGCGCTGCTGGGCGCCATCGCGCTGGTGCTGCTCGTGCAGATGGGCCTGGGCACGCTGGCGTCCAGCGCCGCGCCGCCGACGCTGTGGGTGCTGGGGCCGCTGCTGTTCGTCTTCTTCTGCGGGTTCAACGCGCTGGAGGCCAGCCAGCCCAGCCTGGTCTCGCGCATGGCGCCGCCCCAGCTGCGTGGCGCCGCGCTGGGCAGCTACAACACGCTGCAGTCGCTGGGGCTGTTCGCCGGCGGCGCGCTGGGCGGCGCGCTGGTGAAATGGGCCGGGGCTCCGGGCCTGTTCGCGGCGACCGCCGCACTCACTGCCCTGTGGCTGGCGCTGACCTGGCCGCTGCGGCCCGTGGGCCGCGGCGGCCATTGA
- a CDS encoding cellulose synthase subunit BcsC-related outer membrane protein: MSSKRRRHHTLAMGLLASLMAPAAAWAQTGAEQTLLDQGQYWQERGDTERAGEAWQKLLRINPQNAQALYGMALVELNAQRPEGAQRYLNQLQAAHPRSPLVSRLQESIRTGRSAPQIETARQQARSGQASQALSTYQAALGDRAPTGPLALEYYQTLGATAGGWDEARRGLGRLAQESPEDPQIALALAQHLTYRESTRRDGIAQLARLAGRPDVGKAATESWRKALAWTGNRSADIPLYQEFLRANPGDTAVQTRLVQAQNLQKQSQAAPGRTADPLRQRTTAGFQALDDGELDAAEAAFLNVLESRPSDGDALGGLGILRLRQERFAEARGLLERASRAGSASRWKQALDSATYWSLVEQATTERERGDTAAARRSLEQAVRLNPAEVTAESDLADLLVEDGQYDAAEAAYRRVLARQADNPDAVRGLVGVLAQNNKAAEALALVEKLSPSQQEKVGALGRLRAAQALGQARAATERGDVAAARAALEDALLNDPASPWVRLDLARLYLRMGAVAEARGVMDGLLLSNPNMPEALYAGALLASEAGDWPGALALLDRIPEKHRTRDIAALQKRVWVHVQASAASALAAQGRQSEALAALAQAESFATQDPELLGAMALAYADAGEPQRALGMVRQVLARTARPDVGLRLQYAATLLKTQQDVELAGILRQLQTAPMNDRERKSFSDIRRAYIVRQAEGLREAGDLVAAYDTLAPLLAEQPDEPLAMAALARMYAANNDYAQAQALYARLLEKSPNDVSLLLQTAAMATGAKDYGYAESLLSVALARAPRDPEVLTATGRLYRAQGKNSKATEFFTAAVAAENAQRDAVLAASGVPAGLARSGNPFAQRAGQQFQRAGGGLSVPGAATTAVRSPVGYTPQQYAPQPVARSNAPAGLYIPDPAGASRFGTAPQAYAPAAPMTPASYYPEAASPAAVADAAASAGTARRATATRGAAPQAPVQRSSAAAPAAPAVAPAYAAPSASQVPAQPAASGGYLTPAQAYGGYAAAPQPLQRGGAPAAAAPSAWATAGMGNVPDPARPRTARDELREVQQSQISSFSVGATARARQGEAGMSQHSEIEAPVQLKMSVGDGHLLLGVTPTGASAGSPGSPYGTVSRFGGGPVTALDMPERAAGSQSDSGIGLSVGYENGGFRADIGSTPLGFGQSDVTAGVRYRTALTDNLTVAGDLSRRPVTDSLLSFAGARDARTGDRWGGVSATGGRLDLTWDDGELGVYGYGSLHGLTGTRVRSNARAELGGGMYWHVHRTSNEDLTAGLSFTGLSYQRNLRYFTVGHGGYFSPQQFVSFGIPVEWAQRNGRLSYQLKGSVGVQYFKEDAAPYFPNSPSRQASAVQAASDALAFGETGATAIYPGQSRTGLGYNLGAAMEYQMHPQVFLGGHLSLNNARNYREFAGGLYVRYAFQPYSGLQAFPVNPLRSPYSY; encoded by the coding sequence ATGTCCTCCAAACGTCGTCGTCACCACACACTGGCCATGGGGCTGCTGGCCTCGCTGATGGCGCCCGCCGCGGCCTGGGCGCAGACCGGGGCGGAGCAGACCCTGCTGGACCAGGGACAGTACTGGCAGGAGCGCGGTGACACCGAGCGGGCGGGCGAGGCATGGCAGAAGCTGCTGCGCATCAACCCGCAGAATGCCCAGGCGCTGTACGGGATGGCGCTGGTGGAGCTCAATGCCCAGCGCCCCGAGGGCGCGCAGCGCTACCTGAACCAGCTGCAGGCGGCGCACCCGCGCAGCCCCCTGGTGAGCCGGCTGCAGGAGTCCATCCGCACGGGGCGCAGCGCGCCGCAGATCGAAACCGCGCGCCAGCAGGCCCGCAGCGGCCAGGCCAGCCAGGCGCTGAGCACCTACCAGGCGGCGCTGGGAGACCGCGCCCCCACCGGGCCGCTGGCCCTGGAGTACTACCAGACCCTGGGCGCCACGGCGGGCGGCTGGGACGAAGCCCGCCGCGGCCTGGGCCGCCTGGCGCAGGAGTCGCCCGAGGATCCGCAGATCGCGCTGGCCCTGGCGCAGCACCTGACCTACCGCGAGTCCACGCGCCGCGACGGCATCGCCCAGCTGGCGCGGCTGGCGGGGCGTCCCGACGTGGGCAAGGCTGCCACGGAAAGCTGGCGCAAGGCGCTGGCCTGGACAGGCAATCGCTCGGCCGACATCCCGCTGTACCAGGAGTTCCTGCGCGCCAATCCTGGCGACACGGCGGTGCAGACACGCCTGGTGCAGGCGCAGAACCTGCAAAAGCAGTCCCAGGCCGCTCCCGGCCGCACGGCCGATCCGCTGCGCCAGCGCACCACGGCAGGATTCCAGGCCCTGGACGACGGCGAACTGGACGCGGCGGAGGCCGCCTTCCTGAACGTGCTCGAATCGCGCCCCAGCGATGGCGACGCCCTGGGCGGCCTGGGCATCCTGCGGCTGCGCCAGGAGCGGTTTGCCGAGGCGCGGGGGCTGCTGGAGCGCGCCTCGCGCGCCGGATCGGCCAGCCGCTGGAAGCAGGCCCTGGACAGCGCCACCTACTGGAGCCTGGTGGAGCAGGCCACCACGGAACGCGAACGCGGCGACACGGCGGCGGCCCGGCGTTCGCTGGAACAGGCCGTGCGGCTCAATCCCGCCGAGGTGACGGCGGAGAGCGATCTGGCGGACCTGCTGGTCGAAGACGGCCAATACGACGCGGCGGAGGCGGCCTACCGGCGCGTGCTGGCGCGCCAGGCCGACAACCCCGACGCGGTGCGCGGCCTGGTGGGCGTGCTGGCGCAGAACAACAAGGCCGCCGAAGCGCTGGCGCTCGTCGAGAAACTGTCCCCCTCGCAGCAGGAAAAAGTGGGCGCCCTGGGGCGCCTGCGCGCCGCGCAGGCCCTGGGCCAAGCGCGCGCCGCCACGGAGCGCGGCGATGTCGCGGCTGCCCGCGCCGCGCTGGAAGACGCGCTGCTGAACGACCCGGCCAGCCCCTGGGTGCGGCTGGACCTCGCGCGCCTGTACCTGCGCATGGGCGCGGTGGCCGAGGCCCGCGGCGTGATGGACGGGCTGCTGCTGTCCAACCCCAACATGCCCGAGGCGCTGTACGCGGGCGCCCTGCTGGCCTCCGAGGCCGGTGACTGGCCGGGTGCGCTGGCCCTCCTGGACCGCATTCCCGAAAAGCACCGCACCCGGGACATCGCCGCGCTGCAAAAGCGCGTGTGGGTGCATGTGCAGGCCTCGGCGGCGTCGGCGCTGGCGGCGCAAGGCCGGCAGTCCGAGGCGCTGGCCGCCCTGGCGCAGGCGGAGTCCTTTGCCACGCAAGATCCCGAGCTGCTGGGGGCCATGGCCCTGGCCTACGCGGACGCGGGCGAGCCGCAGCGCGCCCTGGGCATGGTGCGCCAGGTGCTGGCACGCACCGCCCGGCCCGACGTGGGCCTGCGCCTGCAGTACGCGGCGACCCTGCTCAAGACCCAGCAGGACGTGGAACTGGCGGGCATCCTGCGGCAGTTGCAGACCGCCCCCATGAACGACCGCGAGCGCAAGAGCTTCAGCGACATCCGCCGGGCCTACATCGTGCGCCAGGCCGAGGGCCTGCGCGAAGCGGGCGACCTGGTCGCCGCCTACGACACGCTCGCCCCCCTGCTGGCCGAGCAGCCCGACGAACCCCTGGCCATGGCGGCGCTGGCCCGCATGTACGCGGCCAACAACGACTATGCCCAGGCGCAGGCGCTGTATGCGCGGCTGCTGGAAAAGTCGCCCAATGATGTGTCCCTGCTCCTGCAGACCGCGGCCATGGCCACCGGCGCCAAGGACTACGGCTACGCGGAGTCGCTGCTGTCCGTGGCGCTGGCGCGCGCACCCCGCGACCCCGAGGTGCTGACCGCCACCGGGCGGCTGTACCGCGCGCAAGGCAAGAACTCCAAGGCCACCGAGTTCTTCACGGCGGCCGTTGCGGCCGAAAACGCGCAGCGCGATGCCGTGCTGGCCGCCAGTGGCGTGCCGGCGGGTCTGGCGCGCTCCGGGAATCCGTTCGCCCAGCGCGCCGGGCAGCAGTTCCAGCGTGCCGGTGGTGGGCTGTCGGTGCCGGGCGCCGCCACGACGGCAGTGCGCTCGCCGGTGGGCTACACCCCCCAGCAGTACGCCCCGCAGCCCGTGGCGCGCAGCAATGCGCCCGCAGGCCTGTACATTCCGGATCCGGCAGGGGCCAGCCGCTTTGGCACGGCGCCACAGGCCTACGCCCCGGCCGCCCCCATGACGCCCGCCAGCTACTACCCCGAGGCCGCCAGCCCGGCCGCGGTGGCCGATGCGGCTGCATCCGCAGGCACCGCGCGCCGCGCCACGGCGACACGCGGCGCGGCGCCACAGGCCCCCGTCCAGCGGTCGTCCGCCGCCGCGCCCGCGGCACCGGCCGTGGCGCCCGCGTACGCTGCTCCGTCCGCCTCCCAGGTGCCTGCGCAGCCCGCCGCCAGCGGGGGCTACCTCACGCCCGCGCAGGCCTATGGCGGGTATGCGGCGGCACCCCAGCCGCTGCAGCGCGGCGGTGCGCCTGCCGCGGCGGCTCCCTCGGCCTGGGCCACGGCCGGGATGGGCAACGTGCCGGACCCTGCGCGGCCCCGTACGGCCCGCGACGAGCTGCGGGAAGTCCAGCAAAGCCAGATATCCAGCTTCTCGGTCGGTGCTACGGCGCGTGCCCGGCAGGGCGAGGCGGGCATGAGCCAGCATTCCGAGATCGAAGCCCCCGTCCAGCTGAAGATGAGCGTGGGCGACGGGCACCTGCTCCTGGGCGTGACCCCCACGGGCGCCAGCGCGGGATCGCCCGGGTCTCCGTACGGCACCGTCAGCCGCTTTGGCGGCGGCCCGGTCACCGCGCTGGACATGCCCGAGCGCGCGGCGGGGTCGCAGAGCGACAGCGGCATCGGGCTGAGCGTGGGCTATGAAAACGGCGGCTTCCGGGCCGACATCGGCAGCACGCCGCTGGGCTTCGGCCAGTCGGACGTCACGGCCGGCGTGCGATACCGCACGGCCCTCACCGACAACCTCACCGTGGCGGGAGACCTGTCGCGCCGCCCGGTGACCGACAGCCTGCTGTCGTTCGCCGGTGCCCGCGATGCGCGCACGGGAGACCGCTGGGGGGGGGTGTCGGCCACGGGCGGGCGCCTGGACCTCACCTGGGACGATGGCGAGCTGGGCGTGTACGGCTACGGCTCGCTGCACGGCCTGACCGGCACCCGTGTGCGCAGCAATGCGCGGGCCGAACTGGGCGGCGGCATGTACTGGCATGTGCACCGCACCTCCAACGAGGACCTCACGGCCGGCCTGAGTTTCACGGGCCTGTCGTACCAGCGCAACCTGCGCTACTTCACCGTGGGCCACGGCGGGTACTTCAGCCCGCAGCAATTCGTGTCCTTCGGCATTCCGGTCGAATGGGCGCAGCGCAATGGCCGCCTGTCCTACCAGCTCAAGGGCTCGGTGGGCGTGCAGTACTTCAAGGAAGACGCGGCACCGTACTTCCCCAACAGCCCGTCGCGGCAGGCCAGTGCCGTCCAGGCGGCCAGCGACGCGCTGGCCTTCGGCGAAACCGGCGCCACGGCCATCTACCCCGGCCAGTCCCGCACGGGCCTGGGCTACAACCTGGGCGCCGCCATGGAGTACCAGATGCACCCGCAGGTGTTCCTGGGCGGGCACCTGTCGCTCAACAACGCGCGCAACTACCGCGAATTCGCGGGGGGCCTGTATGTGCGGTACGCGTTCCAGCCCTACAGCGGCCTGCAGGCCTTCCCGGTCAACCCGCTGCGGTCGCCCTATAGCTACTGA
- a CDS encoding Bax inhibitor-1 family protein, whose amino-acid sequence MNPNALTPSTPEGAPFERRDFIVSTYKHLGAAMLAFVVLSAVLMATGFSGATAKMLLGSGNKFLWLGVMGAFMLVGWLASYMADNSENPQTQLMGLGLYVLAEGLIFAPMFGIAQIVAPGAIGAAAFITLLLVGALTWTAFTTKTDFSFLGGILKVGGLVALGTIIAGAIFGFKLGIWFSGIMVLFAGACVLYDTSRIIHDYPADRPAGAALHLFASIALMLWYVLRILISLATNDD is encoded by the coding sequence ATGAACCCCAATGCACTGACCCCTTCGACGCCCGAGGGCGCGCCGTTTGAACGGCGCGACTTCATCGTCTCCACCTACAAGCACCTGGGCGCCGCCATGCTGGCCTTCGTGGTGCTTTCCGCCGTGCTGATGGCGACCGGCTTTTCCGGCGCAACGGCCAAGATGCTGCTGGGCAGCGGCAACAAGTTCCTGTGGCTGGGCGTCATGGGCGCGTTCATGCTCGTGGGCTGGCTGGCCTCGTACATGGCCGACAACTCTGAAAACCCGCAAACACAGCTGATGGGCCTGGGCCTGTACGTGCTGGCCGAAGGCCTGATCTTCGCGCCGATGTTCGGCATCGCGCAGATCGTGGCCCCCGGCGCCATCGGGGCGGCGGCCTTCATCACGCTGCTGCTGGTGGGCGCGCTCACCTGGACGGCGTTCACCACCAAGACCGACTTCTCGTTCCTGGGCGGCATCCTGAAGGTGGGGGGCCTGGTGGCCCTGGGCACCATCATTGCCGGCGCCATCTTCGGCTTCAAGCTGGGCATCTGGTTCTCCGGGATCATGGTGCTGTTCGCGGGCGCCTGCGTGCTGTACGACACCTCGCGCATCATCCACGACTACCCCGCCGACCGCCCTGCGGGCGCCGCGCTGCACCTGTTCGCCTCGATCGCGCTGATGCTCTGGTACGTGCTGCGCATCCTGATCAGCCTGGCGACCAACGACGACTGA
- the bcsB gene encoding cellulose biosynthesis cyclic di-GMP-binding regulatory protein BcsB: MISKRHPTARLPRKRMLPAMLALVLAGTAVPVSQLSAAPAPVAAGVDAAAAAPQSDGGVRVHRTSFKDLGALFPLQLRGVDGTSGVAFSVRGDEVVTGARLKLNYSYSPALLTNLSHIKVLVNEQVAATIPVTTQQAGENLQREITIPPRLITEFNRLNLQLIGHYTMECEDPLHSSLWANIGNDSVLELTVAPVAQTNDLALLPQPFFDRRDVRPLDLPIVFNAAPNAGMLQAAGTMSSWFGALAGFRGAKFPSFIGELPPRGNAVVMVAGRGQAPAGLALPEIQGPTVAVVSHPADRNGKLLLVMGRDEAELAVAAKALAIGSSALSGPLARITEVTELKPRKPYDAPNWLANDRPVKFGELVEAQALNVSGYSPDLIRVNFFLPPDLFAWRQKGIPVDLRYRYTPRPNADKSTLNINVNQQFLRSLPLHAVNHEEPGALDRLLTTVMPKGEMAPERESFHIPLFKLPAQSQLQMHYYYDVVKQGACKDVPLDNVRGSVEADSTIDISGFPHFIAMPDLAAFGNAGFPFTRMADLSESAVVMPDKPGVQEYTAYLGLMGVMGRVTGYPALGVTVAQAQQVDRLADKDLLVIASGGNQPLLKQWASAIPAALQGDAKSFQMSDFANRLLRWWGFGQESSVHARRNQVAFSSNSTDALVAGFESPLRSGRSVVLVASNQPAGLGQVMDALLDAELLKHVQGSTTVIRGKQVDSLVAEKNYHVGQLGPLLYAQWFLSRNPLLLILLGVSAAVLIAIIMYLSLRARARARLKQKG; this comes from the coding sequence ATGATTTCCAAAAGACATCCGACAGCGCGGCTGCCGCGCAAGCGCATGCTGCCTGCCATGCTGGCCTTGGTACTGGCAGGGACGGCCGTGCCGGTTTCGCAGCTCTCCGCCGCCCCCGCGCCCGTGGCGGCCGGCGTGGACGCGGCGGCGGCGGCACCGCAGTCCGACGGCGGCGTGCGCGTGCACCGCACCAGCTTCAAGGACCTGGGCGCCCTTTTTCCCCTGCAACTGCGGGGCGTGGACGGCACCAGCGGCGTGGCCTTCAGCGTGCGCGGCGACGAGGTGGTCACCGGCGCCCGGCTGAAGCTGAACTATTCGTACTCGCCCGCCCTGCTCACCAACCTGTCCCACATCAAGGTGCTGGTGAACGAGCAGGTGGCCGCGACGATTCCGGTGACCACGCAGCAGGCGGGCGAGAACCTGCAGCGCGAGATCACCATCCCGCCGCGCCTCATCACCGAGTTCAACCGGCTGAACCTGCAGCTCATCGGCCACTACACCATGGAGTGCGAGGACCCGCTGCACTCCAGCCTGTGGGCCAACATCGGCAACGACAGCGTGCTGGAGCTCACCGTCGCGCCGGTGGCGCAGACGAACGATCTGGCGCTGCTGCCCCAGCCGTTCTTCGACCGCCGGGACGTGCGGCCGCTGGACCTGCCCATCGTGTTCAACGCGGCGCCCAACGCGGGCATGCTGCAGGCTGCGGGAACCATGTCTTCCTGGTTCGGCGCGCTGGCGGGTTTCCGGGGCGCGAAGTTCCCCTCCTTCATTGGCGAACTGCCACCGCGCGGCAATGCCGTCGTGATGGTGGCCGGCCGGGGCCAGGCCCCGGCGGGTCTGGCGCTGCCCGAAATCCAGGGCCCCACGGTGGCGGTGGTCAGCCACCCGGCCGACCGCAACGGCAAGCTGCTGCTGGTCATGGGGCGTGACGAGGCTGAGCTGGCCGTGGCCGCCAAGGCGCTGGCCATCGGCTCCTCGGCACTGTCCGGCCCGCTGGCGCGGATCACCGAGGTCACGGAACTCAAGCCCCGCAAGCCCTACGACGCGCCCAACTGGCTGGCCAACGACCGTCCGGTGAAGTTTGGCGAGCTGGTCGAAGCCCAGGCGCTCAACGTGTCCGGTTATTCGCCCGACCTGATCCGCGTGAACTTCTTCCTGCCGCCCGACCTGTTCGCGTGGCGCCAGAAGGGCATCCCGGTGGACCTGCGCTACCGCTATACGCCGCGCCCCAACGCGGACAAGTCCACGCTCAATATCAACGTGAACCAGCAGTTCCTGCGGTCCCTTCCGCTGCATGCGGTGAACCATGAGGAGCCGGGCGCGCTCGACCGCCTGTTGACGACGGTGATGCCCAAGGGCGAGATGGCGCCGGAGCGCGAGAGCTTCCACATCCCGCTGTTCAAGCTGCCAGCCCAGTCGCAGCTGCAGATGCACTACTACTACGACGTGGTCAAGCAGGGCGCGTGCAAGGACGTGCCGCTGGACAACGTGCGCGGCTCGGTGGAGGCCGATTCGACCATCGACATCTCCGGCTTCCCGCATTTCATCGCGATGCCCGACCTGGCCGCCTTCGGCAATGCCGGGTTCCCGTTCACCCGCATGGCCGATCTCTCGGAGTCCGCCGTGGTCATGCCGGACAAGCCGGGGGTGCAGGAGTACACGGCCTACCTGGGGCTGATGGGCGTCATGGGGCGCGTGACGGGGTACCCCGCCCTGGGCGTGACCGTGGCGCAGGCCCAGCAGGTGGACAGGCTCGCCGACAAGGACCTGCTGGTCATTGCCTCCGGCGGCAACCAGCCCTTGCTCAAGCAGTGGGCCAGCGCCATCCCCGCGGCCTTGCAGGGCGATGCGAAGAGCTTCCAGATGTCGGACTTCGCCAACCGCCTGCTGCGCTGGTGGGGTTTTGGCCAGGAGTCCAGCGTGCACGCGCGGCGCAACCAGGTCGCGTTCTCCAGCAACAGCACCGATGCGCTGGTGGCTGGTTTTGAATCGCCCCTGCGCAGCGGCCGCAGCGTGGTGCTCGTGGCCAGCAACCAGCCCGCGGGGCTGGGGCAGGTGATGGATGCCCTGCTGGACGCCGAATTGCTCAAGCACGTGCAGGGCAGCACCACGGTGATCCGCGGCAAGCAGGTGGACAGCCTGGTCGCCGAGAAAAACTACCATGTGGGCCAGCTGGGCCCCCTGCTGTACGCGCAGTGGTTTCTTTCGCGCAACCCGCTGCTGCTGATCCTGCTGGGCGTGTCGGCGGCGGTGCTGATTGCGATCATCATGTACCTGTCGCTCAGGGCGCGCGCACGGGCGCGGCTCAAGCAAAAAGGTTGA
- the cysC gene encoding adenylyl-sulfate kinase, producing MSDPTPHIHAQALTVTRKEREQLGGHPGRVIWLTGLSGAGKSTIANALEGELHRQGKRTYILDGDNIRQGLNRDLGFSDADRAENIRRIAQVARLFVDAGVIVVVAFISPFRAERQAARDLFAAGDFVEIFVDVPLALAEQRDPKGLYRKARTGELRQFTGIDSPYEAPLAPELVLPTAELTPRECVQRICGLL from the coding sequence GTGTCCGATCCCACCCCCCATATCCATGCCCAGGCGCTCACCGTCACCCGCAAGGAGCGCGAACAGCTCGGCGGCCACCCCGGACGGGTCATCTGGCTCACCGGCCTGTCCGGGGCCGGCAAGTCGACCATCGCCAACGCGCTGGAAGGCGAACTCCATCGCCAGGGCAAACGCACCTACATCCTGGATGGCGACAACATCCGGCAGGGCCTGAACCGGGACCTGGGCTTCTCCGACGCGGACCGGGCGGAGAACATCCGCCGCATCGCGCAGGTGGCCCGGCTGTTCGTGGATGCGGGGGTGATCGTCGTGGTGGCCTTCATCTCGCCCTTTCGCGCCGAACGCCAGGCGGCCCGGGACCTGTTCGCGGCGGGGGATTTCGTGGAGATCTTCGTCGACGTTCCGCTCGCGCTCGCGGAGCAGCGGGACCCCAAAGGCCTGTACCGGAAGGCCCGCACGGGCGAGCTGCGCCAGTTCACCGGCATTGATTCCCCGTACGAGGCGCCGCTGGCCCCGGAGCTGGTGCTGCCCACCGCCGAGCTCACGCCCCGCGAGTGCGTGCAGCGGATCTGCGGCCTGCTGTGA